One genomic window of Pseudoxanthomonas sp. includes the following:
- a CDS encoding TonB-dependent receptor has translation MTQLSSRKPTIKRTVLAAMLGLCLSQAPNAFAQATSGDIAGTASYVSGAQVQISSQDSGLRRVVALGADGKFRIPALPTGRYDISLVENGSTVATQQVSVIAGQTSQVNLAAADATTLTTVKVKRAMVINGIDTSSVESRSTFTAEQLNELPVPRDVSSVARLTPGTVQGSGYFGNLNSFGGASVAENSYYVNGMNVTDSYDYLSFSEVPWQAIDQLDVQTGGYGAEYGFSTGGVTSVNIKRGTNEWHGGISADMAPDAFRAHLDDENFNNGDLYRSLSKNTSNDSTYAIWEGGPLIKDKLFMFATFQDQKTSGSSWGGRSSSSSSTATEYDYSGTKPYKLLKLDWYLNDSNHLEYTGFDNSSRTTYSYSTVGYDGNSTSKTAYKGQLVSKSGGPTNIFKWTSNLSDNLTMALQYGRMKTKSEQYTISPDGTTTSYDGNVTSSGSGCPYVYYASGYTGSENSCYISSSLGVSNGYSQRKDTRLDFDWTLGNHDLKFGYDYNDFTAKSGSSYSGGHYYYYYDNDTVYDYVYKTGGTVEVKQNSWYVQDHWHVTDNFLLSMGIRNDSFKNYNTSGEVFVEQNNIWQPRLGFSWDIGGDGTSRLYGNLGRYALPIAANVALRAASASIYSETEYTYTGVSSTGTPTGTTQVGDTTYYNGENGSTPNANSVTSKGLKPYTQDEAILGYQHTLDLDNAFLNGWVLGAKATYRKIHNAIDDSCASSALYNAATDAGYDTSNWEDEWTTPDSATGCWLYNPGSSSTITTDVDGDGTSEAITMSASSLGPKAKRTYKAVTLTAEKATDKWYGNISYTWSKSQGNYEGLVKSSNGQDDTGTTADFDFAEIMEGSYGYLANDHRHSLKAYGGYKITPEWQVGLNLSVQSGAPISCYGGGYGTLGTYYNYYSQYHYCNGEISAQGTSGRTPWTYEISPNLVYKPTGLSGFTVQLSIMNLLNNDKPLQVYQTYERVSSSGTSYYEYYKLGQYYQTPRYARLQLMYEW, from the coding sequence ATGACCCAGCTCTCCTCTCGGAAACCCACCATCAAGCGCACCGTCCTGGCCGCCATGCTGGGCCTGTGCCTGTCACAGGCACCGAACGCCTTCGCCCAGGCAACCTCGGGCGACATCGCCGGCACGGCCAGCTACGTCAGTGGCGCACAGGTGCAGATCAGCAGCCAGGATTCCGGCCTCCGCCGCGTTGTCGCGCTTGGCGCCGACGGCAAGTTCCGCATCCCGGCCCTGCCGACCGGCCGCTATGACATCAGCTTGGTGGAGAACGGCAGTACTGTCGCCACGCAGCAGGTTTCGGTGATCGCCGGCCAGACCTCACAGGTCAACCTGGCCGCCGCCGATGCCACCACCTTGACCACGGTCAAGGTCAAGCGCGCGATGGTCATCAACGGCATCGACACCAGCAGCGTCGAATCGCGCAGCACCTTCACTGCCGAACAGCTCAACGAACTGCCCGTCCCCCGCGACGTGAGCAGCGTCGCCCGACTGACCCCCGGCACGGTCCAGGGCAGTGGCTACTTCGGCAACCTGAACTCGTTTGGCGGCGCGTCCGTTGCCGAGAACAGCTACTACGTCAACGGCATGAACGTCACCGACTCGTACGACTACCTGTCGTTCAGCGAAGTCCCGTGGCAGGCCATCGACCAGCTGGACGTGCAGACCGGCGGCTATGGCGCCGAGTACGGCTTCTCCACCGGCGGCGTCACCAGCGTCAACATCAAGCGCGGCACCAATGAGTGGCACGGCGGCATCAGCGCCGACATGGCCCCGGATGCCTTCCGCGCGCACCTGGACGATGAGAATTTCAACAACGGCGATCTCTATCGCTCGCTGAGCAAGAACACGAGCAACGACAGCACCTACGCGATCTGGGAAGGCGGCCCGCTGATCAAGGACAAGCTGTTCATGTTCGCCACGTTCCAGGACCAGAAGACGTCGGGTAGCTCGTGGGGCGGTCGCAGCTCGTCCAGCAGCAGCACCGCGACCGAATACGACTACAGCGGCACCAAGCCTTACAAGCTGCTCAAGCTCGACTGGTACCTCAACGATAGCAACCACCTCGAATACACCGGGTTCGACAACAGCAGCCGCACCACCTACAGCTATTCCACCGTCGGCTACGACGGCAACAGCACCTCCAAGACCGCCTACAAGGGCCAATTGGTCTCCAAGAGCGGCGGCCCGACCAACATCTTCAAGTGGACCAGCAACCTCAGCGACAACCTGACCATGGCCCTGCAGTACGGCCGTATGAAGACCAAGAGCGAGCAGTACACGATCAGCCCCGACGGCACCACGACCAGCTATGACGGCAACGTGACCTCGAGTGGCTCGGGTTGCCCCTACGTGTACTACGCGAGCGGCTACACCGGTTCGGAAAACAGCTGCTACATCAGCTCCTCACTGGGCGTTTCCAACGGTTACAGCCAGCGCAAGGACACGCGCCTGGATTTCGACTGGACGCTGGGCAACCACGACCTGAAGTTCGGCTATGACTACAACGATTTCACCGCGAAGTCGGGCTCGAGCTATTCCGGCGGCCACTACTATTACTATTACGACAACGACACCGTTTACGACTACGTCTACAAGACCGGTGGCACCGTCGAAGTCAAGCAGAACTCCTGGTATGTGCAGGACCACTGGCATGTGACCGACAACTTCCTGCTGTCGATGGGCATCCGCAACGACTCGTTCAAGAACTACAACACCTCGGGCGAGGTGTTCGTCGAGCAGAACAACATCTGGCAGCCGCGCCTGGGCTTCTCCTGGGACATCGGTGGCGATGGCACCTCGCGCCTGTACGGCAACCTGGGCCGTTATGCCCTGCCGATCGCAGCCAATGTCGCCCTGCGCGCCGCCAGCGCATCGATCTACTCCGAAACCGAGTACACCTACACCGGCGTGAGCTCCACCGGCACGCCAACCGGCACCACCCAAGTCGGCGACACCACCTACTACAACGGCGAAAACGGCAGCACGCCGAACGCCAACTCGGTGACCAGCAAGGGCCTGAAGCCGTATACGCAGGACGAGGCTATCCTGGGTTACCAGCACACGCTGGACCTGGATAACGCGTTCCTCAATGGCTGGGTCTTGGGTGCCAAGGCCACCTATCGCAAGATCCACAACGCGATCGACGACAGCTGCGCATCCAGCGCGCTGTACAACGCAGCCACCGACGCTGGCTATGACACCTCCAACTGGGAAGACGAGTGGACCACGCCTGACAGCGCCACCGGTTGCTGGCTGTACAACCCGGGCAGCAGTTCCACCATCACCACTGACGTGGACGGTGACGGCACGTCCGAGGCAATCACCATGTCGGCCAGCTCGCTGGGCCCGAAGGCAAAGCGCACCTACAAGGCGGTGACGCTGACCGCCGAGAAGGCCACCGACAAGTGGTACGGCAACATCAGCTATACCTGGTCCAAGAGCCAAGGCAACTACGAGGGCCTGGTCAAGTCGAGCAACGGTCAGGACGATACCGGCACCACCGCCGACTTCGACTTCGCGGAGATCATGGAGGGCTCCTACGGTTACCTGGCCAATGATCATCGCCACAGCCTGAAGGCGTACGGCGGATACAAGATCACACCGGAATGGCAGGTCGGCTTGAACCTGAGCGTGCAGTCGGGTGCGCCGATCAGCTGCTACGGCGGTGGTTACGGCACCCTTGGGACCTATTACAACTATTACAGCCAGTACCATTACTGCAACGGCGAAATCAGTGCGCAGGGCACCTCGGGCCGTACCCCGTGGACCTACGAGATCAGCCCGAACCTGGTCTACAAGCCCACGGGCCTCAGCGGCTTCACCGTCCAGTTGTCGATCATGAACCTGCTCAACAACGACAAGCCACTGCAGGTCTACCAGACCTATGAACGCGTCAGTTCGTCGGGTACGTCGTACTACGAGTACTACAAGCTGGGCCAGTACTACCAGACGCCGCGCTACGCCCGTCTGCAGCTGATGTACGAATGGTGA
- a CDS encoding LysR family transcriptional regulator, with product MLPFSRFASYFIEVARQGNLRKAAEVLHVSASAIHRQIINAEQQLETELFERLPTGMKLTAAGELLLGDLHRWRKEHTRTLERVGDLRGLRRGHVSIALIDALGEGFIPRLLAELTNEYPGFSFDLRVVKNRLASELVATAEVDFGLLLDPVEHGNLEVRAAIDIPVGAVLPPGHALAGERTLAMSRLLDERLLVPAAPLVIEERTRSLYVRHGVDPRRVTTCNDTRLIRSLIRDGGGVGVLSLVDVAHDVEQGLLAFVPLHGWQARPLQLAVCTAPRRQPSRAAQLVLARTVAALQALPERLAPPRSAPKRKGSARTKPPA from the coding sequence ATGCTCCCCTTCTCCCGCTTCGCCAGCTACTTCATCGAGGTCGCGCGCCAGGGCAACCTGCGCAAGGCGGCCGAGGTGCTGCATGTCTCGGCGTCGGCCATCCACCGGCAGATCATCAATGCCGAGCAGCAGCTGGAAACCGAGCTGTTCGAGCGCCTGCCCACCGGCATGAAGCTCACCGCCGCCGGTGAACTGCTGCTGGGCGACCTGCATCGCTGGCGCAAGGAGCACACCCGCACGCTGGAGCGCGTCGGCGACCTGCGCGGCCTGCGTCGCGGCCATGTGAGCATCGCCCTGATCGATGCATTGGGCGAAGGCTTCATCCCGCGCCTGCTGGCCGAACTCACCAACGAATACCCGGGCTTCTCCTTTGATCTGCGCGTGGTCAAGAACCGTCTGGCCAGCGAGCTGGTCGCCACAGCCGAGGTCGATTTCGGCCTGCTGCTGGACCCGGTCGAACACGGCAACCTGGAAGTCCGCGCGGCCATCGACATCCCGGTTGGCGCGGTCCTGCCGCCGGGACATGCGCTGGCCGGCGAACGCACCCTGGCCATGAGCCGGCTGCTGGACGAGCGCCTGCTGGTCCCGGCCGCGCCGCTGGTGATCGAGGAACGCACCCGCAGCCTGTACGTGCGCCACGGCGTCGATCCACGCCGGGTGACCACCTGCAACGACACGCGCCTGATCCGCTCGCTGATCCGCGACGGTGGCGGTGTCGGCGTGCTGAGCCTGGTCGACGTCGCACACGACGTGGAACAAGGACTGCTGGCCTTCGTGCCACTCCACGGCTGGCAGGCGCGGCCGCTGCAGCTGGCCGTCTGTACCGCGCCGCGGCGCCAGCCCAGCCGGGCAGCACAGCTGGTGCTCGCGCGTACGGTTGCCGCGCTGCAGGCGTTGCCCGAGCGCCTGGCGCCGCCGCGTTCCGCGCCCAAGCGCAAGGGCAGCGCTCGCACCAAGCCGCCGGCCTGA
- a CDS encoding aromatic ring-hydroxylating dioxygenase subunit alpha, translating to MPATAAYASNPHSPLPPGCTFTESDWQLLARQWHPVANASEITGAPHKAVLLDETLVVYRVDGEVVVARDVCPHRGVPLSMGTHDGQGVVCPYHGLRFGAGGRCNRIPSSPGQAIPAKLHLTTYPAVERYGLVWTCLVPDAQAPAALPTMPHWDDAGFQQINCPAFDINGFAGRQVEGFLDVAHFAWIHTDTFADPDNQLVPDYTPVETEHGFRADYISNVSNYGVGFRHLAPPDFAWLRRFETHLPFTASLTIHFPGEERLVIFNAASPVSARKTRLFVPIARNFNLQQPVEEVHAFNLRVFEEDRAMVELQKPERLPLDMALEAHIPADRSSIAYRRGLKKMGFGEFFLA from the coding sequence ATGCCAGCCACTGCCGCTTACGCTTCCAATCCCCACAGCCCGCTGCCGCCTGGCTGCACCTTCACCGAGTCCGACTGGCAGCTGCTGGCGCGGCAGTGGCATCCAGTGGCTAACGCCTCGGAAATCACGGGCGCCCCGCACAAGGCGGTGCTGCTGGACGAGACCCTGGTGGTGTACCGCGTCGATGGCGAAGTGGTGGTGGCGCGCGATGTCTGCCCGCACCGCGGCGTGCCGCTGAGCATGGGCACGCATGATGGCCAGGGCGTGGTCTGCCCGTATCACGGGCTGCGCTTTGGCGCCGGCGGACGTTGCAACCGGATTCCCTCCAGCCCCGGCCAGGCCATTCCGGCCAAGCTGCACCTGACCACCTATCCGGCGGTCGAGCGCTACGGCCTGGTCTGGACCTGCCTGGTGCCCGATGCGCAGGCCCCGGCGGCGTTGCCGACCATGCCGCACTGGGACGATGCCGGCTTCCAGCAGATCAACTGCCCGGCGTTTGACATCAACGGGTTTGCCGGGCGCCAGGTGGAAGGCTTCCTGGACGTGGCGCATTTCGCCTGGATCCACACCGACACCTTCGCCGACCCGGACAATCAGCTGGTGCCGGATTACACGCCGGTGGAAACCGAACACGGCTTCCGCGCCGACTACATCAGCAATGTCAGCAATTACGGTGTTGGCTTCCGCCACCTGGCACCGCCGGATTTCGCCTGGCTGCGCCGGTTCGAAACGCACCTGCCGTTCACCGCCTCGCTGACGATTCATTTCCCGGGCGAAGAACGCCTGGTGATCTTCAACGCGGCCTCGCCGGTGTCGGCGCGCAAGACGCGGCTGTTCGTGCCGATCGCGCGCAACTTCAACCTGCAGCAGCCGGTGGAGGAGGTGCACGCGTTCAACCTGCGCGTGTTCGAGGAAGACCGCGCCATGGTCGAGTTGCAGAAGCCCGAGCGCCTGCCGCTGGACATGGCCCTGGAAGCGCATATCCCGGCCGATCGCAGCTCGATTGCCTATCGACGCGGGCTGAAGAAGATGGGCTTCGGCGAGTTCTTCCTGGCATGA
- a CDS encoding PDR/VanB family oxidoreductase: MSGASPLLDVQVDAMSAQGAGNLALELVSTNGDPLPAFAAGAHVDVHLPNGLVRQYSIASTPADRLRYLLCVRRGAASRGGSAFVHERLRVGDRLRISAPRNLFALREGRHHVLVAGGIGITPLMAMAHRLRADGCSFELHYYARSLDEVAFRRQLQAGLGQGAVHLHCADQGRDARQVLPEVLANGHPAHHLYLCGPAAFMAHLSSAALARGWPADNIHSEAFAPVAAASADADAGETGFEVALASSGQVFTVAPGRSIASVLSECGVDISLSCEMGMCGACLTDVVDGIPDHRDTVQSEQEKLSNRQMTLCCSRSHSPRLTLAL; the protein is encoded by the coding sequence ATGAGCGGCGCCTCTCCATTGCTGGACGTGCAGGTCGATGCGATGAGTGCGCAGGGCGCCGGCAACCTGGCGCTGGAACTGGTCTCGACCAATGGCGATCCGTTGCCTGCGTTCGCGGCCGGTGCGCACGTCGACGTGCACCTGCCCAACGGGCTGGTGCGTCAGTATTCGATTGCGAGCACGCCGGCCGATCGCCTGCGCTACCTCCTGTGCGTGCGACGGGGGGCGGCCTCGCGCGGCGGCTCGGCCTTCGTGCACGAGCGCCTACGGGTCGGTGACCGGCTGCGGATCTCGGCGCCGCGCAATCTATTCGCCTTGCGCGAGGGCCGGCACCACGTGCTGGTCGCTGGCGGGATCGGCATTACCCCGCTGATGGCGATGGCCCATCGCCTGCGTGCCGATGGTTGCTCGTTTGAGCTGCATTACTACGCGCGCAGCCTGGATGAAGTCGCATTCCGTCGCCAGTTGCAAGCAGGCCTGGGGCAGGGCGCGGTGCACCTGCACTGTGCCGACCAGGGTCGCGATGCGCGCCAGGTGCTGCCAGAGGTCCTGGCCAACGGCCATCCCGCGCATCATCTTTATCTATGTGGGCCAGCTGCATTCATGGCGCATCTGTCCTCGGCGGCGCTGGCGCGTGGCTGGCCGGCGGACAATATCCATAGCGAGGCCTTCGCGCCGGTCGCGGCGGCATCGGCCGATGCTGACGCAGGCGAAACTGGTTTCGAGGTCGCACTGGCCTCATCCGGCCAGGTATTCACCGTCGCACCCGGGCGCAGCATCGCCTCGGTGTTGTCCGAGTGCGGCGTGGACATCAGCCTGTCGTGCGAAATGGGAATGTGCGGTGCCTGCCTGACCGATGTGGTGGACGGGATTCCCGACCATCGCGATACCGTGCAGAGCGAACAGGAAAAACTGAGCAACCGGCAGATGACGCTGTGCTGCTCTCGCAGCCACAGCCCGCGCCTGACCCTGGCGCTGTGA
- a CDS encoding AtzE family amidohydrolase — protein MSVIERAPVGVGHADPATRPGVIQNLALLADYGAALAAFDGDGPVASAPGVASPRANTVGAGHAPLIARIRQDNPRYLAFTRIFDVAADGQPPVVPAMPAPALADVPFAVKDLFDVQGLPTTAGAAMRVDAAPASRDAEVVRRLKAAGAVLVGTTNMDEFAYGFATVNAHFGTTCNPHDVSRLAGGSSGGSAAAVAAGLVPFALGSDTNGSIRVPAALCGIYGLRSSHGQVPLDGVFPFVEALDVAGPFARSLDLLQTVHEVMADASLAPVDVAALRIGRLGGWFDANLDPELRTGLLQVADALGANGLIELPQARASRMAAFVMTAIEGAHLHRATLRTQPDAFDPAVRDRLLAGLLQPAEVLLDVQRFAAWFRAAMTQLWEQVDVLIAPAVPCVAPRIDQATIEIDGQPVSARANLGIFTQPLGLAGCPVLAVPLWRSGQLPLGVQLVAAPGREDRLFAVARRLEALGLTGAHPPEEGHP, from the coding sequence ATGAGTGTCATTGAACGAGCGCCCGTGGGCGTAGGGCATGCCGACCCCGCAACGCGGCCTGGCGTCATCCAGAACCTGGCGCTGTTGGCCGATTACGGTGCCGCCCTGGCGGCGTTCGATGGGGATGGGCCGGTTGCGTCTGCCCCTGGCGTGGCCTCGCCACGCGCCAATACGGTGGGCGCTGGACATGCACCACTGATTGCCCGCATTCGGCAGGACAACCCGCGCTATCTGGCCTTTACCCGGATCTTCGATGTGGCCGCGGATGGCCAGCCGCCGGTTGTTCCTGCGATGCCCGCTCCGGCCTTGGCGGACGTGCCGTTCGCGGTCAAGGACCTGTTCGACGTGCAGGGCCTGCCAACCACGGCCGGTGCGGCCATGCGCGTGGACGCCGCACCGGCGTCGCGCGATGCCGAAGTCGTACGCCGCCTGAAGGCCGCTGGCGCCGTGCTGGTCGGCACCACCAACATGGATGAGTTCGCCTACGGCTTCGCCACGGTCAATGCGCACTTCGGTACCACCTGCAATCCGCATGACGTGTCCCGGCTTGCGGGTGGTTCCTCCGGTGGCTCTGCCGCGGCGGTGGCAGCGGGGCTGGTGCCGTTCGCACTGGGCTCGGATACCAACGGCTCGATCCGCGTGCCGGCCGCGCTGTGCGGTATCTATGGACTGCGCAGTAGCCACGGCCAGGTGCCGCTGGATGGCGTGTTTCCCTTCGTCGAGGCGCTGGACGTGGCCGGGCCATTCGCCCGTTCGCTCGACCTGCTACAGACCGTGCACGAGGTGATGGCCGATGCTTCGCTGGCGCCGGTTGACGTGGCCGCGCTGCGCATCGGGCGGTTGGGAGGTTGGTTCGATGCGAACCTCGATCCGGAACTGCGCACCGGCCTGCTCCAGGTTGCCGATGCGCTCGGCGCGAATGGTTTGATCGAACTTCCGCAGGCCCGGGCCTCGCGCATGGCGGCGTTCGTGATGACCGCGATCGAAGGCGCGCACCTGCATCGCGCGACGCTGCGTACGCAGCCTGATGCCTTCGACCCGGCGGTGCGCGATCGCCTGCTGGCAGGCCTGCTGCAACCGGCCGAGGTGCTGCTGGATGTGCAGCGCTTCGCGGCCTGGTTCCGCGCTGCGATGACGCAGCTGTGGGAACAGGTGGATGTGTTGATCGCCCCGGCCGTGCCCTGCGTGGCACCGCGGATCGACCAGGCCACCATCGAGATCGACGGCCAGCCGGTGTCGGCACGCGCCAATCTTGGCATCTTCACCCAGCCGCTCGGGCTGGCCGGTTGCCCGGTGCTGGCGGTGCCGTTGTGGCGGTCGGGCCAGCTGCCGCTGGGCGTGCAGTTGGTGGCCGCCCCCGGACGCGAAGATCGACTGTTCGCCGTGGCACGGCGCTTGGAAGCGCTGGGCCTGACCGGCGCACATCCGCCTGAAGAGGGTCACCCCTGA
- a CDS encoding gamma-glutamyltransferase family protein, with protein sequence MLHTLRARRGIAVAPHHLAAQAGRDVLRDGGSAVEAAVAIAATLAVVYPHMTGLGGDGFWLIREPDGRVHAIDACGRSAQAATLDYYAGQDAIAWRGPGAANTVAGTVSGWAQALAGEGNALPLSRLLEDAIHHAQAGVPVTAGGAQIAASKGAELRVQPGAYARIFEPEGRPLGEGELLRQPLLAATLRRLAEAGLDDFYRGDLANALASDLQALGSPLALADLQAHRAHASTPLSVRLREATLYNHAPPTQGLASLLILALFERLQVGQGEGFAHLHGLIEATKQAFLIRDREVGDPAWMSLDPQALLDDHAALDALAARIDPQRALPWPQPSQAGDTCWFGAIDARGQAVSCIQSTYFEFGSGLVLPSTGITWQNRGCSFRLAPDGWNALQPGRKPFHTLNPALAVFDDGRVMSYGTMGGEGQPQTQAAIFSRYARFGMPLQQAVSAPRWLLGRTWGEDSTSLKLESRFDPAMIEALRAAGHAVELLPEYTAVMGHAGALVREADGTLSGASDPRSDGAVAGW encoded by the coding sequence ATGCTGCACACCTTGCGTGCGCGCCGCGGCATCGCGGTCGCTCCCCATCATCTTGCCGCGCAGGCCGGGCGCGACGTGTTGCGCGATGGCGGCAGTGCGGTCGAAGCCGCGGTGGCCATCGCCGCGACGCTGGCGGTGGTCTATCCGCACATGACCGGGTTGGGCGGCGATGGCTTCTGGCTGATCCGCGAACCCGACGGCCGCGTGCATGCCATCGACGCCTGCGGCCGCAGCGCGCAGGCCGCGACGCTGGACTATTACGCGGGCCAGGACGCGATTGCCTGGCGCGGACCGGGCGCGGCCAATACCGTGGCCGGCACGGTGTCGGGCTGGGCCCAGGCGCTGGCGGGCGAGGGCAACGCGCTGCCACTGTCGCGGCTGCTCGAAGACGCGATTCACCATGCACAGGCCGGCGTGCCGGTCACCGCGGGCGGCGCGCAGATTGCCGCGTCCAAGGGTGCCGAACTGCGCGTGCAGCCCGGCGCGTATGCACGCATCTTCGAACCCGAAGGTCGCCCGCTGGGCGAGGGCGAATTGCTGCGCCAGCCGCTGCTGGCCGCAACGCTGCGACGCCTGGCCGAAGCCGGGCTGGATGATTTCTACCGTGGCGACCTCGCCAACGCGCTGGCCTCGGACCTGCAGGCGCTGGGCAGCCCGCTGGCCCTGGCGGATCTGCAGGCACATCGCGCGCATGCCAGTACGCCACTGTCGGTGCGCCTGCGCGAGGCCACGCTCTACAACCACGCGCCGCCGACGCAAGGCCTGGCCTCGCTGCTGATCCTGGCCTTGTTCGAGCGCCTGCAGGTCGGGCAGGGCGAAGGCTTCGCGCATCTGCACGGGCTGATCGAAGCGACCAAGCAGGCTTTCCTGATCCGCGACCGCGAGGTCGGCGACCCAGCCTGGATGTCGCTCGATCCGCAGGCGCTGCTGGACGATCACGCAGCGCTCGATGCGCTGGCCGCACGCATCGACCCGCAGCGCGCATTGCCCTGGCCGCAGCCTTCGCAGGCCGGCGATACCTGCTGGTTCGGTGCGATCGATGCGCGTGGGCAGGCAGTGAGCTGCATCCAGTCCACCTATTTCGAATTCGGCTCCGGGCTGGTGCTGCCTTCAACCGGCATCACCTGGCAGAACCGCGGCTGCAGCTTCCGGCTGGCGCCTGATGGCTGGAATGCCTTGCAGCCCGGGCGCAAGCCTTTCCACACGCTCAATCCGGCGCTGGCGGTGTTCGACGATGGCCGGGTGATGAGCTACGGCACCATGGGCGGCGAAGGCCAGCCGCAAACGCAGGCGGCGATCTTCAGCCGCTATGCGCGCTTCGGCATGCCGCTGCAGCAGGCCGTGTCTGCGCCACGCTGGCTGCTGGGCCGCACCTGGGGCGAGGATAGTACTTCATTGAAACTGGAAAGCCGCTTCGATCCCGCGATGATCGAAGCCCTCCGCGCCGCGGGCCACGCGGTCGAACTGCTGCCGGAATACACCGCGGTGATGGGCCACGCCGGCGCGCTGGTGCGCGAAGCCGACGGCACGCTCAGCGGTGCCAGCGATCCACGCAGCGATGGTGCGGTGGCCGGATGGTAA
- the hpxZ gene encoding oxalurate catabolism protein HpxZ has translation MVLNDAAVVAEVRAAFDAYEHALMTDDVEAMDRLFHSAPTTVRYGVGEVLYGIDAIRAFRVGRGGSPQRTLARVEITTFGSAFATANAEFFREGATRRGRQSQSWVRFADGWKVVSAHVSLEGTHA, from the coding sequence ATGGTGCTCAACGATGCCGCCGTGGTGGCCGAGGTCCGTGCGGCCTTCGACGCCTATGAACATGCATTGATGACAGACGATGTGGAGGCGATGGATCGGCTGTTCCACAGCGCGCCGACCACGGTGCGTTACGGCGTGGGCGAGGTGCTGTACGGCATCGACGCGATCCGCGCGTTCCGGGTCGGCCGTGGTGGTTCGCCGCAACGCACGTTGGCGCGGGTGGAGATCACCACCTTCGGTAGCGCGTTCGCCACCGCCAATGCCGAATTCTTCCGCGAAGGCGCCACCCGCCGCGGCCGCCAGAGCCAGAGCTGGGTGCGCTTTGCCGATGGCTGGAAAGTGGTTTCCGCGCATGTCTCGCTGGAAGGCACGCACGCATGA
- a CDS encoding NAD(P)/FAD-dependent oxidoreductase, protein MSLVELEARLAHDLAWLDHGKPDWARPRTHDDGHVFDVVIVGGGQSGLGAAFALMRERVANLLVIDENDEGQEGPWISYARMVTLRTPKQITSIDLGLPSLTFRAWWEAQHGAAGWAALDKIPREEWMAYLRWYRRVLVIPVRNNTRLARVEPAPALGLHRLHLNNGEVLLARKVILATGIQGGGQWAVPKLVSERLPPSLYAHTSGPLDYDALAGKRIGILGGGASSFDNAQYALQRGVAQAHVFVRRPELPRVNPIRHMEQVGIIARFPSLPDADKYRLMASFFARNQPPTNDTFARAVAMPGFHLHLGAPWLDVAERDGRVLVVTPQGEHVFDFLAIATGLVTDPDLRPELREIAGGIARWRDRYLPPSELANPLLDAHPYLGPGFELQPRTVENSASLHGLFAFNYSALINLGLSASALSGLKYALPRLAQAVANQLFVDDRESVLHDFLAFDEEEFTGQWPLQQESAA, encoded by the coding sequence ATGAGCCTGGTCGAACTTGAAGCACGGCTGGCCCACGACCTGGCTTGGCTGGATCATGGCAAGCCGGACTGGGCGCGCCCGCGCACCCACGACGATGGGCATGTCTTCGATGTGGTGATCGTCGGCGGTGGGCAGAGCGGTCTGGGCGCAGCCTTCGCGCTGATGCGTGAGCGCGTCGCCAACCTGTTGGTCATCGACGAGAACGACGAAGGGCAGGAAGGCCCGTGGATCAGTTACGCGCGCATGGTCACCCTGCGCACGCCCAAGCAGATCACCTCGATCGACCTGGGCCTGCCGTCGTTGACCTTCCGTGCCTGGTGGGAAGCGCAGCACGGCGCGGCTGGCTGGGCGGCACTGGACAAAATCCCGCGCGAGGAATGGATGGCGTACCTGCGCTGGTATCGCCGCGTGCTGGTCATTCCCGTGCGCAACAACACCCGTTTGGCGCGGGTCGAGCCTGCGCCTGCGCTTGGCCTGCATCGCCTACACCTGAACAACGGCGAGGTGCTGCTGGCGCGCAAGGTGATCCTGGCGACCGGAATCCAGGGCGGCGGCCAATGGGCGGTGCCTAAACTGGTTTCCGAACGCCTGCCGCCATCGCTGTACGCGCATACATCTGGCCCGCTGGATTACGACGCGCTGGCGGGCAAGCGCATCGGCATCCTCGGCGGTGGTGCGTCCTCGTTCGACAATGCCCAGTACGCGCTGCAACGTGGCGTGGCGCAGGCGCATGTGTTCGTACGCCGGCCCGAGCTGCCGCGGGTCAATCCGATCCGGCACATGGAGCAGGTGGGGATCATCGCGCGTTTCCCGTCGCTGCCCGATGCGGACAAGTACCGGCTGATGGCCAGCTTCTTCGCCCGCAACCAACCGCCGACCAACGACACCTTTGCCCGCGCCGTGGCGATGCCCGGCTTCCACCTGCACCTGGGTGCGCCGTGGCTGGACGTGGCCGAACGCGATGGCCGGGTGCTAGTGGTCACGCCGCAGGGCGAGCATGTGTTCGATTTCCTCGCCATCGCCACCGGCCTAGTGACCGACCCGGACCTGCGCCCCGAGTTGCGCGAGATCGCCGGCGGCATCGCGCGTTGGCGCGACCGTTACCTGCCGCCTTCGGAGCTTGCCAATCCGTTGCTCGATGCGCATCCCTATCTGGGCCCGGGCTTCGAGCTGCAGCCGCGCACGGTCGAAAACAGCGCGTCATTGCACGGCCTGTTCGCCTTCAACTATTCGGCCCTGATCAACCTGGGGCTGTCTGCCTCGGCGCTGTCGGGCCTGAAGTACGCCTTGCCGCGCCTGGCCCAGGCCGTGGCCAACCAATTGTTCGTCGATGACCGGGAGTCGGTGCTGCACGACTTCCTGGCCTTCGACGAAGAGGAATTCACCGGCCAGTGGCCGCTGCAACAGGAATCGGCCGCATGA